A genomic window from Anguilla rostrata isolate EN2019 chromosome 14, ASM1855537v3, whole genome shotgun sequence includes:
- the LOC135239307 gene encoding heat shock protein beta-11-like — MLRQKHSEQTLRTRQLTANRNNADFSVKMMSSRVFQPSFGHLMDFHWPVRSLWPLTQPLFFQEEMLLRHMQEMRNSLNQLDRLQHRIFEGINQVPTSQTIQPVSYKLEKDGDHFALTLDTKDFSPEDLTVKQVGRKLQVCGKTEKKQDDGNGSYSYKIQEFRQEFDLPEGVNPNAVTCSLSDGQLRIQAPTEALAEGAERVVPIDCSPGEKTL; from the coding sequence ATGCTGCGACAGAAACACTCAGAGCAAACTCTGCGCACACGGCAACTTACAGCAAACAGGAACAACGCCGACTTCTCAGTGAAGATGATGTCCTCCCGCGTATTCCAGCCTTCATTTGGCCACCTGATGGATTTCCACTGGCCCGTACGCAGTCTCTGGCCACTGACACAACCTCTCTTCTTCCAGGAGGAGATGCTGCTGAGACACATGCAGGAGATGAGGAACAGTCTGAACCAGctggataggcttcagcacagGATCTTTGAGGGGATTAACCAGGTCCCAACCTCTCAGACAATCCAGCCAGTTTCATACAAGCTGGAGAAGGACGGGGATCACTTTGCCCTCACACTGGACACTAAGGACTTCTCACCAGAGGACCTGACTGTCAAGCAGGTGGGAAGGAAGCTACAGGTGTGTGGGAAGACGGAGAAGAAGCAGGACGATGGAAACGGCTCCTACTCTTATAAAATACAGGAGTTCAGACAAGAGTTTGACCTGCCTGAAGGTGTGAACCCCAATGCGGTGACGTGCTCCCTGTCGGACGGGCAGCTCCGGATACAGGCGCCAACGGAGGCGCTGGCTGAGGGGGCCGAGAGAGTGGTGCCCATCGACTGCAGCCCCGGTGAGAAGACCCTGTAG
- the LOC135239451 gene encoding heat shock protein 30-like, with protein sequence MLRQKHSEQTLRTRQLTTKRNKTDHPVKMMCSRVFQPSFGHLMDFHWPVRSLWPQIQPLFFQEEMLLRHMQEMRNSLNMLDRLQHRIFEEMNQVPTSQTIQPVLYKLEKDGDLFALTLDTKDFSPEDLTVKQVGRKLQVCGKTEKKQDDGKGSCSYKRQEFRQEFDLPEGVNPNAVTCSLSDGQLRIQAPTEALAEGAERVVPIDCSPGEKTLQFQSSQAEGSTEETQNHQQGA encoded by the coding sequence ATGCTGCGACAGAAACACTCAGAGCAAACTCTGCGCACACGGCAACTTACAACGAAAAGGAACAAAACCGACCACCCAGTGAAGATGATGTGCTCCCGCGTATTCCAGCCTTCTTTTGGCCACCTGATGGATTTCCACTGGCCCGTACGCAGTCTCTGGCCACAGATACAACCTCTCTTCTTCCAGGAGGAGATGCTGCTGAGACACATGCAGGAGATGAGGAACAGTCTGAACATGCTGGACAGACTTCAGCACAGGATCTTTGAGGAGATGAACCAGGTCCCAACCTCTCAGACAATCCAGCCAGTTTTATACAAACTGGAGAAGGACGGGGATCTCTTTGCCCTCACACTGGACACTAAAGATTTCTCACCAGAGGACCTGACTGTCAAGCAGGTGGGAAGGAAGCTACAGGTGTGTGGGAAGACGGAGAAGAAGCAGGACGATGGAAAGGGCTCCTGCTCTTATAAAAGGCAAGAGTTCAGACAGGAGTTTGATCTGCCTGAAGGTGTGAACCCCAATGCGGTGACGTGCTCCCTGTCGGACGGGCAGCTCCGGATACAGGCGCCAACGGAGGCGCTGGCTGAGGGGGCCGAGAGAGTGGTGCCCATCGACTGCAGCCCCGGTGAGAAGACCCTGCAGTTCCAGAGCTCACAGGCAGAGGGAAGCACGGAAGAGACACAGAATCACCAGCAAGGAGCATAA